The following proteins come from a genomic window of Pyxidicoccus sp. MSG2:
- a CDS encoding SDR family oxidoreductase, which produces MRKNILITGASSGLGEGMAREFAALGRNLALCARRTERLDALKAELLQKHPGLTISVRALDVNDHAQVFSVFDAFAQELGGLDRIIVNAGVGQGKRIGTGHFATNVQTAQTNFVAALAQCEAAVGILRKQGQGHLVTISSMSAMRGLPKHLTAYAATKAGLATLTEGIRAELLGTRIKVTTIYPGYIHTELNAGAKNLPFAVDSEKGSRALVKAIEREPAKAYVPGWPWAAVGFLLRNLPLRLVARMS; this is translated from the coding sequence ATGCGAAAGAACATCCTGATTACCGGCGCCAGCTCCGGCCTGGGTGAGGGCATGGCGCGCGAGTTCGCCGCCCTCGGGCGCAACCTGGCCCTCTGCGCGCGCCGCACCGAGCGGCTGGACGCGCTCAAGGCGGAGCTGCTCCAGAAGCACCCGGGCCTCACCATTTCCGTGCGGGCGCTCGACGTGAATGACCACGCGCAGGTGTTCAGCGTGTTCGACGCCTTCGCGCAGGAGCTCGGCGGCCTGGACCGCATCATCGTCAACGCGGGCGTCGGCCAGGGGAAGCGCATTGGCACCGGCCACTTCGCCACCAACGTGCAGACGGCGCAGACGAACTTCGTCGCCGCGCTCGCGCAGTGCGAGGCGGCGGTGGGAATCCTTCGCAAGCAGGGCCAGGGACACCTGGTGACGATTTCCTCCATGAGCGCCATGCGCGGACTGCCCAAGCACCTGACGGCGTATGCCGCGACGAAGGCCGGCCTCGCCACGCTGACCGAAGGCATCCGCGCCGAATTGCTCGGCACGCGCATCAAGGTCACCACCATCTACCCGGGGTACATCCACACGGAGCTGAACGCGGGGGCGAAGAACCTCCCGTTCGCCGTGGACTCCGAGAAGGGCTCACGCGCCCTGGTGAAGGCCATCGAGCGCGAGCCGGCGAAGGCCTACGTGCCGGGCTGGCCATGGGCGGCGGTGGGCTTCCTCCTGCGCAACCTGCCGCTCAGGCTCGTGGCACGGATGTCTTGA
- a CDS encoding phosphotransferase family protein: protein MPSTTPIDPSGAVRPGEELNVPAVDAWLKARVPSLEGTPEITQYSGGASNWTYRLKYPNRDLILRRPPSGTKAKSAHDMAREYNVQQALKPAYPAVPTMVGLCQDASVIGSDFYVMERIEGIIPRKHMPRGLQLDTATTRQLCLNVIDKLVELHQVDAAAVGLSSLGKGPGYPKRQIEGWSDRYEKARTWNVLSFKYVRDWLKAHTPDDVATCVIHNDWRFDNVVLDASEPTRVIGVLDWEMATLGDPLMDLGNALAYWVHADDNFMLRMTRRQPTHLPGMLRREEVVEYYLDKMKLKPGNWTFYEVYGLFRLVVIIQQIYYRYHHKQTRNPAFKNFWVLANYLGLRCERLIRTKGAR from the coding sequence CTTCGCTGGAGGGCACGCCGGAAATCACCCAGTACTCGGGCGGCGCCTCCAACTGGACGTACCGGCTGAAGTACCCGAACCGGGACCTCATCCTGCGCCGGCCTCCTTCGGGGACGAAGGCGAAGTCCGCGCACGACATGGCCCGCGAGTACAACGTCCAGCAGGCGCTGAAGCCGGCCTACCCGGCCGTACCCACCATGGTGGGGCTGTGCCAGGACGCGTCCGTCATCGGCTCTGACTTCTACGTCATGGAGCGCATCGAGGGCATCATCCCACGCAAGCACATGCCGCGCGGCCTGCAGCTCGACACTGCCACGACGCGGCAGCTGTGCCTCAACGTCATCGACAAGCTGGTGGAGTTGCACCAGGTGGACGCGGCGGCCGTGGGGCTGTCCTCGCTGGGCAAGGGGCCGGGCTATCCGAAGCGGCAGATTGAAGGCTGGTCCGACCGGTACGAGAAGGCCCGCACCTGGAACGTCCTGAGCTTCAAGTACGTGCGCGACTGGCTCAAGGCCCACACGCCGGACGACGTCGCCACCTGCGTCATCCACAATGACTGGCGCTTCGACAACGTGGTGCTCGACGCGTCCGAGCCCACGCGCGTCATCGGCGTGCTCGACTGGGAGATGGCCACGCTGGGCGACCCGCTGATGGACCTGGGCAATGCCCTGGCCTACTGGGTCCACGCGGATGACAACTTCATGCTGCGCATGACGCGGCGCCAGCCCACGCACCTGCCTGGGATGCTCCGGCGTGAAGAGGTGGTGGAGTACTACCTCGACAAGATGAAGCTGAAGCCGGGCAACTGGACCTTCTACGAGGTCTACGGCCTGTTCCGGCTCGTGGTCATCATCCAGCAGATCTACTACCGCTATCACCACAAGCAGACGCGCAACCCGGCGTTCAAGAACTTCTGGGTGCTGGCCAACTACCTCGGCCTGCGCTGTGAGCGGCTCATCCGCACGAAGGGAGCGCGCTGA
- a CDS encoding bifunctional transcriptional activator/DNA repair enzyme AdaA: MATSDYARIEQAILYLDAHAREQPSLDDVAAHVGLSPFHFQRLFTRWAGISPKRFLQVHTLSSARRLLAERRSVLDTSYSVGLSGGGRLHELFITLTAMTPGEFKLGGEGLTVRYGIHPSPFGDCLIAACERGICGLHFLTGESAEEALTSLREQWPRAAFVESREGTASWAERIFPTEPPREPTPLSVLVKGTPFQVQVWQALLRISPGQVSTYEDIARAIGNPKAVRAVGSAVGGNPVALLIPCHRVLRKTGVFGDYRWGPARKQVMLAWESLRYGAENDDGAARAAEA; this comes from the coding sequence ATGGCGACCAGCGACTACGCACGAATCGAGCAGGCCATCCTCTACCTCGACGCCCATGCGCGCGAGCAGCCGTCCCTGGACGACGTCGCCGCGCACGTGGGGCTGAGTCCCTTCCACTTCCAGCGGCTCTTCACGCGCTGGGCGGGCATCAGCCCCAAGCGCTTCCTCCAGGTGCACACGCTGAGCTCGGCCCGACGCCTGCTGGCCGAGCGGCGCAGCGTGCTGGACACGTCCTATTCCGTGGGCCTGTCCGGCGGCGGCCGCCTGCACGAGCTCTTCATCACCCTCACCGCGATGACGCCGGGCGAGTTCAAGCTGGGCGGCGAGGGGCTCACCGTGCGGTACGGCATCCACCCGTCGCCCTTCGGGGACTGCCTCATCGCCGCCTGCGAGCGCGGCATCTGCGGCCTGCACTTCCTCACCGGCGAGTCCGCGGAGGAGGCCCTGACGTCGCTGCGCGAGCAGTGGCCCCGCGCCGCCTTCGTGGAGTCACGCGAAGGCACCGCGTCCTGGGCGGAGCGCATCTTCCCCACCGAGCCCCCGCGCGAGCCCACGCCGCTGTCGGTGCTGGTGAAGGGCACGCCCTTCCAGGTCCAGGTGTGGCAGGCCCTGCTGCGCATCTCCCCGGGGCAGGTGTCCACGTACGAGGACATCGCGCGCGCCATCGGCAACCCGAAGGCGGTGCGCGCGGTGGGCTCGGCGGTGGGGGGCAACCCGGTGGCGCTGCTCATCCCCTGCCACCGCGTGCTGCGCAAGACGGGCGTCTTCGGGGACTACCGCTGGGGCCCGGCGCGCAAGCAGGTGATGCTCGCGTGGGAGTCGCTGCGCTATGGCGCGGAGAACGACGACGGAGCGGCGCGGGCGGCGGAAGCCTGA
- a CDS encoding histidine phosphatase family protein: MGVVYLVRHGQASFGAADYDQLSETGVAQSRVLGETLRARLPRVDAVVTGTLTRHRQTADACLAALKVEASPKRLAAFDEFDLDELIVRHAPRYADRTLLMQDIAAAPEPRRAFQELFTEAVARWVSGRHDDEYAEPWPGFRERCIRALDALIQELGASKTALVFTSGGPITAICQDLLRIPDEHAFRLNTALANCGVTKVVYSERTRFLSTLNEHGHFEGAQRALLTYR, translated from the coding sequence ATGGGCGTCGTGTACCTCGTCCGCCACGGACAGGCCTCTTTCGGGGCCGCGGACTATGACCAGCTCTCGGAGACGGGCGTGGCGCAGTCGCGGGTGCTCGGGGAGACGCTACGGGCCCGGCTGCCGCGCGTGGACGCCGTCGTCACGGGCACCCTGACGCGCCACCGGCAGACGGCCGACGCGTGCCTCGCCGCACTCAAGGTGGAGGCCAGCCCGAAGCGCCTGGCGGCCTTCGACGAGTTCGACCTCGACGAGCTCATCGTCCGCCACGCGCCGCGCTACGCGGACCGCACGCTGCTGATGCAGGACATCGCCGCGGCGCCGGAGCCTCGCCGCGCGTTCCAGGAGTTGTTCACGGAGGCCGTGGCCCGCTGGGTGAGCGGCCGGCACGATGACGAATACGCCGAGCCCTGGCCTGGCTTCCGCGAGCGCTGCATCCGGGCACTGGACGCGCTCATCCAGGAACTGGGCGCCTCCAAGACGGCGCTGGTGTTCACCTCCGGCGGCCCGATTACGGCCATCTGCCAGGACCTGCTGCGCATTCCCGACGAGCACGCCTTCCGCCTCAACACGGCCCTGGCGAACTGCGGCGTCACCAAGGTCGTCTACAGCGAGCGCACCCGGTTCCTGTCCACGCTCAACGAGCACGGCCACTTCGAGGGCGCGCAGCGTGCCCTCCTCACCTACCGCTGA
- a CDS encoding IS30 family transposase, producing MSAEDWLAVRRSVAAGQTLEAAARAAGVSERTLQRLRPGAGSMMQRAHVRSALRLSVQEREEISRGLRAGDSLRAIARRLGRAASTLSREVARTGGRKRYRAWRGERGATHRARRPKHTKLQEYPRLRQEVERRLEECWSPQQVAASLKRDFPHCPELHVSHETLYRSLYVQTRGALRKELTACLRTGRTQRRPQGRTDLRGQLPDKLMLSARPPEVEDRAVPGHWEGDLILGKQGKSAVGTLVERHSRYVMLLHLPEGRTAGHVRQALTHKIGQLPDALRRSLTWDQGKEMSEHVRFTLDTAVQVYFCDPHSPWQRGSNENTNGLLRQYMPKGMDLSHLCAQQLDAIAAQLNSRPRQTLDWHTPAEVFARAVAMTG from the coding sequence ATGAGTGCAGAGGACTGGCTGGCGGTGCGGCGCTCGGTAGCGGCCGGGCAGACGCTGGAGGCGGCAGCGCGGGCGGCAGGGGTGAGTGAGCGCACGCTGCAGCGGCTGCGCCCTGGGGCGGGCAGCATGATGCAGAGGGCCCACGTGCGTTCCGCTTTGCGGCTGTCGGTGCAGGAGCGCGAGGAAATCTCGCGGGGGCTGCGGGCGGGCGACTCGCTGCGTGCCATCGCGAGGCGCCTGGGCCGGGCGGCCTCCACGCTCAGCCGTGAAGTGGCCCGTACCGGTGGGCGCAAGCGCTACCGGGCGTGGCGCGGCGAGCGGGGCGCAACGCACCGGGCACGGCGTCCCAAGCACACGAAGCTGCAGGAGTACCCACGGCTGCGCCAGGAGGTGGAGCGGCGGCTGGAGGAGTGCTGGAGTCCTCAGCAGGTTGCCGCCAGTCTCAAGCGAGACTTCCCGCACTGCCCCGAGCTGCACGTGTCCCACGAAACCCTTTACCGCAGCCTCTACGTCCAGACGCGCGGCGCCCTGCGCAAGGAGCTCACCGCGTGTCTGCGCACGGGCCGCACCCAGCGCCGGCCCCAGGGGCGCACGGACCTACGCGGCCAGTTGCCGGACAAGCTGATGCTGAGCGCGCGTCCACCCGAAGTCGAAGACAGGGCCGTGCCAGGCCATTGGGAGGGTGACCTCATCCTCGGTAAGCAAGGCAAGTCCGCGGTGGGCACGCTGGTGGAGCGCCACAGCCGCTACGTCATGCTGCTGCACCTGCCCGAGGGCCGCACCGCGGGCCACGTGCGCCAGGCCCTCACCCACAAGATTGGCCAGCTGCCTGACGCCCTGCGCCGCAGCCTCACCTGGGACCAGGGCAAGGAGATGTCCGAGCACGTGCGCTTCACCCTCGACACCGCCGTGCAAGTCTACTTCTGCGACCCGCACAGCCCCTGGCAGCGCGGCAGCAACGAGAACACCAACGGCCTGCTGCGCCAGTACATGCCCAAGGGCATGGACTTGAGCCACCTCTGCGCGCAGCAACTCGATGCTATCGCCGCCCAACTCAACAGCCGCCCGCGCCAGACACTCGACTGGCACACCCCCGCCGAGGTATTCGCCCGAGCCGTTGCGATGACCGGTTGA
- a CDS encoding FG-GAP repeat domain-containing protein — protein MKQLLLLAALAVAPTVSAKPNSPLYATGAGPGGGPAVKTFDPNTNGNWVSFYAYESTMGTGVEMATGRVTTNWRPDIVTGTGEGGGPLVKVMDPNTGAVLSQFFAYDSNFRGGVFVATGDVDGDGYDEVITAPGRGGGPLVRVWKINGGPYLMHEFWAYDPSFTGGVRLGAGDVTRDGIAEIVTVPGPGGGPHVRVFNRSGGELYGYLAQVPRKPWDNSYYTNGYRVAVGSDPWGTPELYVSGSQWRFFTHFQRSDDCQIPPIFVSPNYVRKAYWVLTPYVHVLRIPDGAKLAEFSTEALNTGFLGQEVSYADYKNLCEPGYISCNVFTYPLANNGEPDYSAPVATLQQAGVGPRVLAGSPQLKLGMGVAGCYYDTMFAPGTLKLYERWGAALWSFQPYGAFYGGVRPGTNND, from the coding sequence ATGAAGCAACTGCTACTGCTCGCGGCGCTCGCCGTCGCGCCGACGGTGTCCGCGAAGCCCAACTCCCCGCTGTACGCCACCGGTGCCGGCCCGGGCGGAGGCCCGGCGGTGAAGACGTTCGACCCGAACACCAACGGCAACTGGGTCTCCTTCTATGCCTACGAGTCCACCATGGGCACGGGCGTGGAGATGGCCACCGGCCGCGTCACCACGAACTGGCGCCCGGACATCGTCACCGGCACCGGCGAGGGTGGCGGCCCGCTGGTGAAGGTGATGGACCCCAACACCGGCGCGGTCCTCAGCCAGTTCTTCGCGTACGACTCGAACTTCCGCGGCGGCGTCTTCGTGGCCACGGGCGACGTGGACGGCGACGGCTACGACGAGGTCATCACCGCGCCCGGCCGTGGCGGCGGCCCGCTGGTGCGCGTGTGGAAGATCAACGGCGGCCCGTACCTCATGCACGAGTTCTGGGCCTATGACCCGTCCTTCACGGGCGGCGTGCGCCTGGGTGCGGGTGATGTCACGCGGGACGGCATCGCGGAAATCGTCACCGTCCCTGGCCCTGGAGGCGGCCCGCATGTGCGGGTGTTCAACCGCTCGGGCGGCGAGCTGTACGGCTACCTCGCGCAGGTGCCTCGCAAGCCGTGGGACAACAGCTACTACACGAACGGTTACCGCGTGGCGGTGGGCAGCGACCCGTGGGGCACGCCGGAGCTCTACGTGTCCGGCAGCCAGTGGCGGTTCTTCACGCACTTCCAGCGGAGCGATGACTGCCAGATTCCTCCCATCTTCGTGTCGCCCAACTACGTGCGGAAGGCGTACTGGGTGCTGACGCCGTACGTCCACGTGCTGCGCATCCCGGACGGCGCGAAGCTGGCCGAGTTCTCCACCGAGGCCCTCAACACGGGCTTCCTGGGGCAGGAGGTCTCCTACGCGGACTACAAGAACCTCTGCGAGCCCGGCTACATCTCCTGCAACGTGTTCACCTACCCGCTGGCGAACAACGGCGAGCCGGACTACTCCGCTCCGGTGGCCACGCTGCAACAGGCGGGCGTAGGGCCGCGCGTGCTCGCCGGCAGCCCGCAGCTGAAGCTGGGGATGGGCGTCGCCGGCTGCTACTACGACACGATGTTCGCCCCCGGCACGCTCAAGCTCTACGAGCGGTGGGGCGCGGCGCTCTGGTCCTTCCAGCCGTATGGTGCCTTCTACGGCGGCGTGCGGCCGGGGACGAACAACGACTGA
- a CDS encoding potassium channel family protein, whose amino-acid sequence MVSRRQLQANLRYLRALSRRFRTTLVLSAALFLLVPLLFCWRYVPTDGTPLTFGEALHHVYFLLYGQPSLPYVHDWLIELVNLVIPPVGIALVVDGVVRFAYLFFARHKNDKEWIEVVTETMKGHVVVCGAGRVGYRVVAQLKEMGRDVVVVEKREDAAFVSALRDEQVPLLIDDTRSPLCLPRTNVKHASAIVCATDDDLANLNIALDARRLNPDIRVVIRLFDDDLSGKVRDTFKAEALSSSSLAAPAMALAAMDPRIIHSFHLGKHLMVVSQFAAREGLPGLNIASVRDRFGALTLSLVRGEHERLNPSGDEVVQAGDVLTLQASYPDYRRLRAFTCEAEPPTWSNHAPPEVPGQRRVG is encoded by the coding sequence ATGGTGTCCCGCCGGCAGCTCCAGGCCAACCTGCGCTACCTGCGGGCACTCTCGCGGCGCTTCCGCACCACGCTGGTGCTGTCGGCGGCCCTGTTCCTCCTGGTGCCGCTGCTGTTCTGCTGGCGCTACGTGCCGACGGACGGTACGCCCCTGACTTTTGGCGAGGCGCTCCACCACGTCTATTTCCTGCTCTACGGCCAGCCCTCGCTGCCGTACGTGCACGACTGGCTCATCGAGCTGGTCAACCTGGTGATTCCGCCAGTGGGCATTGCCCTGGTGGTGGATGGCGTGGTGCGCTTCGCCTACCTCTTCTTCGCCCGGCACAAGAACGACAAGGAGTGGATTGAAGTGGTCACCGAGACGATGAAGGGCCACGTCGTGGTGTGCGGGGCGGGACGCGTGGGCTACCGCGTCGTCGCGCAATTGAAGGAGATGGGCCGCGACGTCGTGGTGGTGGAGAAGCGCGAGGACGCCGCCTTCGTCTCCGCGCTGCGCGACGAGCAGGTGCCGTTGCTCATCGACGACACGCGCAGCCCGCTGTGCCTGCCGCGCACCAACGTGAAGCACGCCTCCGCCATCGTCTGCGCCACGGACGACGACCTGGCCAACCTCAACATCGCGCTCGACGCGCGCCGGCTCAACCCGGACATCCGCGTGGTCATCCGCCTGTTCGACGATGACTTGAGCGGCAAGGTGCGCGACACCTTCAAGGCGGAGGCGCTCTCCAGCTCGTCGCTGGCCGCGCCCGCCATGGCGCTGGCGGCCATGGACCCGCGCATCATCCACTCGTTCCACCTGGGCAAGCACCTGATGGTGGTGTCCCAGTTCGCCGCGCGCGAGGGACTGCCCGGGCTGAACATCGCCAGCGTGCGCGACAGGTTCGGCGCGCTGACGTTGTCGCTGGTGCGAGGAGAGCATGAGCGGCTCAACCCGAGCGGTGACGAGGTCGTCCAGGCCGGGGACGTGCTGACGCTCCAGGCGTCGTACCCGGACTACCGCCGGCTGCGCGCCTTCACCTGCGAGGCCGAGCCGCCGACGTGGTCCAACCACGCGCCGCCAGAGGTGCCGGGGCAGCGCAGGGTGGGGTGA
- a CDS encoding alpha/beta fold hydrolase, giving the protein MPTPISPLPAPTPRLFDVALPDLRLEAGARVSNHLVRGWWWGPEEDLPWLHSHARVLPEEEVRASTLRVVRRTVAEQRQAAERARPRGPARAPARVPTVLVVHALTGDMRAGGEDGWWEPLIGPGRALDPSRARLLCFNNLGSCYGTTGPADEGFPGRLDDVRFGPPPPVAKGDLRQDEARLPATITPWDQARSILLALDALDVDEVALVTGGSLGGMIVLCLAALAPERFARIAPIATAESATSWVVGFNHVARQALLLDPGFPEAPHRGLELARQLAMLTYRAEPGLERGQARPAAWSSRALYPVQSYLEHQGRKLEARFDARAYLAQLGAMDHHDLSRCIDRGLPRIRASALCVGINQDQLFLPHHMEALARRLREHGRHAEYAELSSPYGHDGFLVEWEPMAALLTRALALPAGQGSAARAQVA; this is encoded by the coding sequence ATGCCCACGCCCATTTCGCCCCTTCCCGCGCCCACTCCGCGCCTCTTCGACGTCGCCCTGCCCGACCTGCGGCTCGAGGCCGGCGCTCGTGTCTCGAATCACCTCGTCCGCGGCTGGTGGTGGGGGCCCGAGGAGGACCTCCCCTGGCTCCACTCCCACGCCCGAGTCCTCCCCGAGGAGGAGGTCCGCGCGAGCACCCTGCGCGTCGTGCGCCGCACCGTGGCCGAGCAGCGCCAGGCCGCCGAGCGCGCCCGTCCCCGGGGCCCGGCCCGCGCGCCCGCCCGCGTCCCCACGGTGCTGGTGGTGCACGCGCTCACCGGCGACATGCGCGCGGGTGGAGAGGACGGCTGGTGGGAGCCCCTCATCGGACCGGGCCGCGCGCTGGACCCGTCGCGCGCGCGGCTGCTGTGCTTCAACAACCTGGGCTCCTGCTACGGCACCACCGGCCCCGCCGACGAGGGCTTCCCGGGGCGGCTCGACGACGTGCGCTTCGGCCCGCCACCGCCCGTCGCCAAGGGAGACCTGCGCCAGGACGAGGCAAGGCTGCCCGCGACGATTACGCCGTGGGACCAGGCGCGCAGCATCCTCCTGGCGCTGGACGCGCTGGACGTGGACGAGGTGGCGCTCGTCACCGGCGGCTCGCTGGGAGGGATGATTGTCCTCTGCCTCGCGGCGCTCGCACCGGAGCGCTTCGCGCGCATCGCCCCCATCGCCACCGCCGAGTCCGCCACGTCCTGGGTGGTGGGCTTCAACCACGTGGCGCGGCAGGCGCTGCTATTGGACCCGGGCTTCCCGGAGGCGCCGCACCGGGGGCTGGAGCTGGCGCGGCAGCTCGCCATGCTCACCTACCGCGCGGAGCCAGGACTGGAGCGGGGCCAGGCCCGGCCCGCGGCGTGGTCCTCGCGCGCGCTGTACCCGGTGCAGAGCTACCTGGAGCACCAGGGCCGCAAGCTGGAGGCGCGCTTCGACGCGCGTGCATACCTGGCGCAACTCGGGGCCATGGACCACCACGACCTCTCGCGCTGCATCGACCGGGGGCTGCCGCGCATCCGGGCGAGCGCGCTGTGCGTGGGAATCAACCAGGACCAGCTCTTCCTCCCGCACCACATGGAGGCGCTGGCCCGCCGCCTGCGCGAGCACGGCCGCCATGCCGAGTACGCCGAGCTGTCCAGCCCGTACGGGCACGACGGCTTCCTCGTGGAGTGGGAGCCCATGGCCGCGCTCCTCACCCGCGCGCTCGCGCTCCCCGCGGGCCAGGGCTCAGCGGCGCGTGCCCAGGTGGCGTAG
- a CDS encoding glutathione S-transferase family protein encodes MRLYDYAPSANGYKVRLLLSWLDRPYELVPVDIFAGESHTEDFLRNKNPDGRIPVLEPEPGRFLAESNAILLYLARGTALLPEDAFERAQVDQWLFFEQNSVEPNVGTVRFWQLTGRASRHPETLRLRTERGHEALTAMERHLHGRTFLVGERPTVADLALYAYTHVAPEGGFDLGRYPAVCAWLERVKSRPGHIGALAPYTANAHVVTTSAA; translated from the coding sequence ATGCGCCTCTACGACTATGCCCCTTCCGCCAACGGCTACAAGGTCCGCCTCCTGCTCTCCTGGCTCGACAGGCCCTACGAGCTGGTGCCCGTGGACATCTTCGCGGGCGAAAGCCACACCGAGGACTTCCTCCGGAACAAGAACCCCGACGGCCGCATCCCCGTGCTCGAGCCCGAGCCGGGCCGCTTCCTCGCCGAGTCCAACGCCATCCTCCTGTATCTCGCGCGCGGAACGGCGCTGCTACCCGAGGACGCCTTCGAGCGGGCGCAGGTGGACCAGTGGCTCTTCTTCGAGCAGAACAGCGTGGAGCCCAACGTGGGCACCGTGCGCTTCTGGCAACTGACGGGGCGCGCCTCCCGCCACCCGGAGACCTTGCGCCTGCGCACGGAGCGCGGCCATGAGGCGCTCACCGCGATGGAGCGCCACCTTCACGGGCGCACCTTCCTCGTGGGCGAGCGCCCCACCGTCGCGGACCTCGCGCTCTATGCGTACACGCACGTGGCGCCCGAGGGCGGCTTCGACCTCGGGCGCTACCCCGCTGTGTGCGCGTGGCTGGAGCGTGTGAAGTCGCGCCCCGGCCACATCGGCGCGCTGGCGCCCTACACCGCCAACGCGCACGTCGTCACCACGTCGGCGGCCTGA
- a CDS encoding Nramp family divalent metal transporter yields MTANVPPPAQSTATAPPARLGLMARFGPGILVAATGVGAGDLLTASLGGSTVGVSILWAALLGSVLKAFLNEGIARWQLATGTTVLEGWARFGAGLRYLFFIYLLGWSFFTGGALISACGAAGDALWPLSSDAETSRRIWGVVHSLIGLGLVWFGGFRLFEKLMAACTGLMFVAVLFAAVGTGPDWGAAARGLVVPSIPKGGAGWILGLLGGVGGTVTLLSYGYWIREKGREGSQWLKTCQADLAVGYSLTGMFGIGMVLIGSTLRLEGSGLKVANLLAQRLGEVIGPAGYWLFLLGFWGAVFTSLLGVWEGIPYLFADFLRIHRKQPVQQTDLRSTRAWRLYLVALALVPLPMLWAPLQRAQLAYAVVGSLFMPLLASTLLWMNNRRSWVGPLRNNWLINAALAATLLLFLLVGLDEALEALRKLQRP; encoded by the coding sequence ATGACGGCCAACGTCCCTCCTCCCGCGCAGTCCACCGCCACGGCGCCTCCGGCCCGGCTCGGGCTGATGGCGCGCTTCGGCCCTGGCATCCTCGTGGCCGCCACGGGCGTCGGCGCGGGAGACCTGCTCACCGCCAGCCTCGGTGGCTCCACGGTGGGCGTGTCCATCCTCTGGGCCGCCCTCCTCGGCTCGGTGCTGAAGGCCTTCCTCAACGAAGGCATCGCCCGCTGGCAGCTCGCCACCGGCACCACCGTGCTGGAGGGCTGGGCGCGGTTCGGCGCGGGCCTTCGCTACCTCTTCTTCATCTACCTGCTCGGCTGGAGCTTCTTCACCGGTGGCGCCCTCATCTCCGCGTGCGGCGCCGCGGGGGACGCGCTGTGGCCGCTGAGCAGTGACGCGGAGACGTCCCGGCGCATCTGGGGCGTGGTGCATTCCCTCATCGGCCTGGGGCTCGTCTGGTTCGGCGGCTTCCGCCTCTTCGAGAAGCTCATGGCCGCGTGCACCGGCCTGATGTTCGTCGCCGTCCTCTTCGCCGCCGTGGGCACGGGCCCGGACTGGGGCGCCGCCGCGCGTGGCCTCGTCGTCCCCTCCATTCCAAAGGGCGGCGCGGGCTGGATTCTGGGACTGCTGGGCGGCGTGGGCGGCACCGTGACGCTGCTCTCGTACGGCTACTGGATTCGAGAGAAGGGCCGCGAGGGCTCGCAGTGGCTGAAGACGTGTCAGGCCGACCTCGCCGTGGGCTACTCGCTGACGGGGATGTTCGGCATCGGCATGGTGCTCATCGGCTCCACGCTGCGGCTGGAGGGCAGCGGCCTCAAGGTGGCCAACCTGCTCGCGCAGCGGCTCGGCGAGGTCATCGGCCCCGCGGGCTACTGGCTCTTCCTCCTCGGGTTCTGGGGCGCCGTCTTCACCAGCCTGCTCGGCGTCTGGGAGGGCATTCCCTACCTCTTCGCGGACTTCCTCCGCATCCACCGCAAGCAGCCCGTGCAGCAGACGGATTTGCGAAGCACCCGGGCCTGGCGCCTGTACCTGGTGGCGCTGGCCCTGGTGCCCCTGCCCATGCTGTGGGCGCCCTTGCAGCGCGCACAACTGGCCTACGCGGTGGTGGGCTCGCTGTTCATGCCGCTGCTGGCCTCCACGCTGCTGTGGATGAACAACCGGCGGTCCTGGGTGGGGCCGCTGCGCAACAACTGGCTCATCAACGCCGCGCTCGCCGCCACGCTGCTCCTGTTCCTCCTCGTCGGGCTCGACGAGGCCCTGGAAGCGCTCCGCAAGCTCCAACGGCCGTGA